The genomic stretch GCCATGGCCGTCATCAGTACCGTACTGCCGGTGGTATGGATGAATATTGCCATGACCCATATCGGCGCCAGCCGCATGGCCATGGTGTCGACCCTCGGGCCGGCCATCACCCTGGTGCTGGGCTGGCTGGTGCTCGGCGACGCGATGTCCGGCTGGCAGATCGCGGGGGCCTTGCTGGTGGTCGGCGGCGTGATCATGGTCAACCAGCGCAAATAGCCTGTCAGCGCGCGGTCGTATCGCTGTGCGACAATCGCGCGATCTGTCTTCCTTCCGTATCTGAAACCGATGAGTACTCCTGCACAAGCCGGCGTCAGCCCCGCTGACCGCCATGCCGCTGCCAAGCGCTCGACCCTGGTCAGCGTGGTGGTCAATGTCGTGCTGTCGACGCTGCAGATCGTGCTGGGCTTCTTCGCCCATTCCCAGTCGCTGATCGCTGACGGCTTTCACTCGCTGTCCGATCTGCTGGCCGATTTTGTCGTGCTGGCGGCAAACCGCGTCAGCCATGAGGCGGCCGATGCCAACCACCCGTACGGCCACGCCCGTTTCGAGACGGCTGCCTCAATGCTGCTCGGTCTGCTGCTGCTGATCGTCGGCATCGGCATGCTGTGGTCTGCCGGCATGAAAATGACCAATCCCGAGCTGATTCCGACCGTCCACCCGGTCGCGCTGTGGGTCGCACTGCTGACGCTGCTGTGCAAGGAAGGGCTGTTTCGCTACATGCTGCGCGTGGCCGAGTCGGTCAAGTCGAGCATGCTGGTGGCCAATGCCTGGCATGCCCGCTCGGACGCGGCCAGCTCGCTGGTGGTGGCGGTCGGCATTGGCGGCAACCTGATGGGCTACCGTTTCCTCGATCCGCTGGCGGCGGCGCTGGTCGGCTTCATGATCGGCCGTTCCGGCTGGAAGTTCGCCTGGTCGGCGCTGTCCGACCTGATGGACCGTGGCCTGTCAGACCATGAAGTGGACGAGATCCGGCAGACGCTGGCGGCCACGCCGGGGGTGCGCAATGTGCATGATCTGCGGACCCGGCACATGGGCGACTACGCGCTGGTCGATGCCCACTTGCTGGTTGATGGTCGTATCAGCGTATCCGAAGGGCACTATATCGCCGCGACGGCACGGCGCCGCGTGCTGCAGCATCACCGCGCGCTGGATGTG from Microvirgula aerodenitrificans DSM 15089 encodes the following:
- a CDS encoding cation diffusion facilitator family transporter — translated: MSTPAQAGVSPADRHAAAKRSTLVSVVVNVVLSTLQIVLGFFAHSQSLIADGFHSLSDLLADFVVLAANRVSHEAADANHPYGHARFETAASMLLGLLLLIVGIGMLWSAGMKMTNPELIPTVHPVALWVALLTLLCKEGLFRYMLRVAESVKSSMLVANAWHARSDAASSLVVAVGIGGNLMGYRFLDPLAAALVGFMIGRSGWKFAWSALSDLMDRGLSDHEVDEIRQTLAATPGVRNVHDLRTRHMGDYALVDAHLLVDGRISVSEGHYIAATARRRVLQHHRALDVLVHIDPEDDEGERNAYDLPFREAVMQRLRDSLGDSEAGGFEIQLHYLGGWLDLDIVLDDRLTAPDPAACEQLLARLKAALGELAQIRDIRILRPACAMHHERADD